A region of the Anaerobiospirillum thomasii genome:
AACAAAATGATATGCCTCTGATTGCTGCTGTATCTACTGTGGCCATTGCAGGCTATACAGGCCTATTGTTTGCTCCTGCTGTATTAGGTTATATCGCACATATATACTCACTCTCTGCTATTTTTGCACTTTTAGCTCTAAGTGCTTTAATATCGGCTTTTTTAATCTACAAAACCAGGGGTTATTTTTATTAATATGGCTAACAAAGATATACTTGATAAAATTCAAAAACTGCTGGCTCTGTCCAAATCCACAAATCCTTCAGAGGCCTCTATTGCACTTAACCGTGCTCAGAAACTGATGGCAGAGCACAATATCTCCTCTCAGGATATATCCTTAAACTCAATTGACTCACAAAAGTATGAGTTAAAGAGTTATTTTAGAAGTAAAATCCTTATAGGCACTCTTGCTTCCATTATTTGTAAAGCCTTTGGCGTTGACTACTTTTTTAATTATGTAAACTCAAAACCACGCGGTGTAACCTTTGTAGGCAATAAAGACAGAATGGAGATTGCCATCTATACCGTAACCATTTTGCAAAGACAGCTTGAGATTGAAAGAGCAACATATAAAAAAGAGCATGAGCCTGAGCTCAAAAAAAGAATAGATAAAGCCATAGCAGAGCACAACGCTACTGTCAAAGCCCTCTTAAACCACCCTATATTCAACTCAGCGCACGACATTATGTTTGATATTTTTTCTGATGAAGATGAAATTGAAAAACGTATTACCAAAAAAGTTAAATACGCTTTTAACAAAGAACTTAATCTTTTTCTTGAAGGCTGGCTGTGCTCTGTTAATAAAAAGGTTATAGAGTTTGCTCTAAGTGATAATGAGGCGGCTTTAATTTCAACATATATGAAGAAAAACTTTAATCTAACCTCTACCCATTCAAGAAAAAGAAATCTGAGTACTGCTGAGATTGAGGCTTTTAAAACAGGACAGATACGCGGCAAGGATGGTTTTAACCTCTATTCTGCTGTAAATGGCAGTGAAGGCTGCAGACTTACTTTTAAGGAAGAATAGAGATCCAATAAAATAGGTCTTTAATATTGCTATTAAAGACCTATTTGCGGATCCTAAAGGTCACGCCCCTTGTACAAGGATCCTAAGTTGTATCAACGTTGCGTGTTCTTTTCATCTACAGATGCTCTTAAAAGTCTTTGCATAGTATTGTACTCCTGCTTAGTAAGACTCATGCCCTGTGTTATAGAGCACTCAAGCATGATACGGACTTTTGAGCTGATCTTGTTATTCAGTCTGTCAAGTATAAGCTGCATGGCTGTGCGCCCCATTTCATGTCGCGGGGTATCTACAGAGCACAGTTTTGGAATTGTTGCCTGTCCAATATTAAGACCATTATATCCTACAACTGCAATATCGTCAGGAATTGATAGTTTTAAATCCATAGCTGCAATGAGGGCGCCTACAGCCACGTCATCATTGGTGCAGATAATAGCATCAAGATCATTAATTTCAGCTACAGCCTTGCGCATCAGATCGCCGCCCATAGTAAAGTTGGAGCGCGATTTATTGTAAAAGGTATAAGGCTCAAGACCATACTCGCTCAAAGCTCTTTCATAGCCCTGTGCACGCAGCATGGTACGCCTGTCAAGTCTTACGCCAAAATAGGCAATATGCTTTCTGCCAGACTCAATCATGGCTTTGGTGATATTATAGGCAATGGTCTCATGATCAAGACCTACACACATATCTACAGGTCTTTCTCTGTACTCCATAAGCTCAACTACAGGAATAGCTGCATTTGAGAGCATCTTGAGCGACTGTCTGGTATGAGCGCTCTCTGTAAGAATAAGACCGTCAACCTTATAGGAGAGCAAAGATGCTATCTGACTTTCCTCATCGGTATTTGAATAGCCAGTATGGGCAATTAGCACATTGTAATTATTGGCAATGGCAATCTCCTGCACTCCATCAATTACATCAGGAAATACAAGATTGGAAAAGGATGGAATTAAAAGGCCTACAGCATAGGAGCGCGACTTAGACATCATTGAAGGCACGCGGTTTGGGATATAGCCTAATTTCTCTATGGCTTTTTGTATTTTATCGGATGTTTCCTTGGCGACACTATCTCTGTTATTTAAATAACGCGATACTGTCATCTTGGTGACACCGACTAAATCTGCAATATCCTGTAATGTGGCTCTGCTGCTCATATACGGTCCTTTAACAAAAAGCGCACTTATTGTATCACAATAAATATCATTACACTAAATGTACCTAAGCTACGCGATCTGCACTCTTAACAGACTTATATGTGCAGTTTTATATAAAAGCAGGATAAATTATTCATTCCAGTATTTTAAATTAGGTCTGGCCTTGCCTAATAAGGACAAATCTATTTTAAGTAGGTCAAAGGCCTTTTTGGTTTGACTTACCTGCCCTGGTGCAAAGAAAAAATGCAGTCCATCTTTGGTTACAGCAAAATTGGCTGGAGCCACCTGTATCAGTGAGATTTCAACTGGCAGCAGCAGAGTATTGTTTTTACCAAAAACTTTCTGCACTTCACGGGCTATTATCATCTTGGCTCTGTCAGGCTTTTCAAAAAGCTCATCAAAGCTTATAGAGCGCATATTCTCATCTGGCAGTACATTGAACACGTCAATGGTTATACTCTCCATCTCCTCGACAGTGCGTCTTGATATGGCATAGAGCGTAATAATATTTTTTATGGCATTGTGTACCACCCTAAGCTCTACTTTCTGTGTACCCTTGGCTATATTTATATTATCAAGACTGTCAAAATCTATATTGTCATTAACCTCAAGCACCCTGTCACGCTCAAAATCCTGCACAAAGCGCGCGGCAATATGCTCGCAGGCAGCATTGTTAATTTTAAGGCGGCACTCATTTGGAAAGATAACCTCTGAGACTGTGTAATTGCGATTATAGATTTTAGAGTAGGCATGCACATTGGTAGCTGCAAGACACAGGCACAGACATATAATTCTAATTATCATGTATAACTATAGCCTCTTTGTATATGGCTTTAAGGCTTTCAAGCGAAAATCTGGTATTGGCAGGTGAGGTTGAAGGCAGATGCAAAACCTCTATATCACTGCGATTGAGCACAATATGCTTTTTAAACAGACTCTGCGCCTTACTCCCTGCGGTTATTATACGCACTATACTCTTATTGTGATCAGTTATAGCATTTATATCATTTATCTTATAGTCTCTGATAGCACTGTCAAGACTGCCCTGTCTTACACAGCTTGCTATAACATCACTAAAGGACAGATGCAGATAATCTGCCGCCTTCATACGTGACTTTACACTATCATCAACCTCAAAGGGCACAAAGGATGAGAGAATCTGCCACATTCTGTTTTGTCTGTGCATATAATAAAAACCGCTCTCAAGCGATCTGACAGAAGGCATAGAGCCTAAAAGCAGAATGCGGCTACCCTCTGCAATATAGGGCTTTAGAGCATATATTCTATCTGATGGCATGACTTTTTATAATCTCATGACCGCTGTCTTTGACAATAGCTTCAAGATCACAGCGTCTGATATCAATTGACATGCTGTTGCTAAAGGGGTGGCAGTTTACAATCTCACTCTTATCAAGACAGGCCGCCTGTACATAGCAAAACTCACCCTGCCTGTCATTTAAAAGACACAGAGGACTTACCATGCCAGCTGGTATTCCTAAAAAAGCCAGATCAGAGCTGCTGCCAAAGGACAGACGCGAACAGTCAAGCTCTTTGGCCAGAGCCTTTAAATCAGCCCTTGCCTGCAAAGGCAGGGTATACATAAAAAGCTTTTTATCCTTGGTGGTTAAAATAAGATTTTTAACTACAGTACCACTCATCACCGGCATATTGGCAATATCGGCGGCACTGGCTACGGCCTTGTGATGATAAAGCTCGTAATTTATATGTCTATTGTCAAGATAGGAAAATATATTGGCTGTAGAGATCATAGAAAAATACCTTTTTTTCCTATGATAAAGCAAATATATGT
Encoded here:
- a CDS encoding LacI family DNA-binding transcriptional regulator; the encoded protein is MSSRATLQDIADLVGVTKMTVSRYLNNRDSVAKETSDKIQKAIEKLGYIPNRVPSMMSKSRSYAVGLLIPSFSNLVFPDVIDGVQEIAIANNYNVLIAHTGYSNTDEESQIASLLSYKVDGLILTESAHTRQSLKMLSNAAIPVVELMEYRERPVDMCVGLDHETIAYNITKAMIESGRKHIAYFGVRLDRRTMLRAQGYERALSEYGLEPYTFYNKSRSNFTMGGDLMRKAVAEINDLDAIICTNDDVAVGALIAAMDLKLSIPDDIAVVGYNGLNIGQATIPKLCSVDTPRHEMGRTAMQLILDRLNNKISSKVRIMLECSITQGMSLTKQEYNTMQRLLRASVDEKNTQR
- a CDS encoding YbaK/EbsC family protein; translated protein: MISTANIFSYLDNRHINYELYHHKAVASAADIANMPVMSGTVVKNLILTTKDKKLFMYTLPLQARADLKALAKELDCSRLSFGSSSDLAFLGIPAGMVSPLCLLNDRQGEFCYVQAACLDKSEIVNCHPFSNSMSIDIRRCDLEAIVKDSGHEIIKSHAIR
- a CDS encoding DUF2786 domain-containing protein; amino-acid sequence: MANKDILDKIQKLLALSKSTNPSEASIALNRAQKLMAEHNISSQDISLNSIDSQKYELKSYFRSKILIGTLASIICKAFGVDYFFNYVNSKPRGVTFVGNKDRMEIAIYTVTILQRQLEIERATYKKEHEPELKKRIDKAIAEHNATVKALLNHPIFNSAHDIMFDIFSDEDEIEKRITKKVKYAFNKELNLFLEGWLCSVNKKVIEFALSDNEAALISTYMKKNFNLTSTHSRKRNLSTAEIEAFKTGQIRGKDGFNLYSAVNGSEGCRLTFKEE
- a CDS encoding DNA-deoxyinosine glycosylase, producing the protein MPSDRIYALKPYIAEGSRILLLGSMPSVRSLESGFYYMHRQNRMWQILSSFVPFEVDDSVKSRMKAADYLHLSFSDVIASCVRQGSLDSAIRDYKINDINAITDHNKSIVRIITAGSKAQSLFKKHIVLNRSDIEVLHLPSTSPANTRFSLESLKAIYKEAIVIHDN